A genomic stretch from Coffea arabica cultivar ET-39 chromosome 10c, Coffea Arabica ET-39 HiFi, whole genome shotgun sequence includes:
- the LOC113711653 gene encoding transcription initiation factor TFIID subunit 4b-like isoform X3: MDPSIMKLLEEDEDETMHSGADVEAFTAALNRDIEGDISTSQPSDSDSNALSQGSSHASSQFLPQWQTSNHDDNANSLSQQDPLGSQKSEPLSAEMDVKQPGLVHENQKQQDNTMQEEINMQDAYTNVVHNTGPERTQNPDHDAQLVNLQKANNQQASFSAMSNQQAVVSTMTNQQPKAPGTSNQQASNALNRGKQVPFALLLPVIQPQLDKDRAMQLNTLYLKLRKNEISKDGFVRHMRSIVGDQMLKMAVYKLQSQAARNTQNVPSQVPSQSQVSTQQQNLPTSSTVAMTTDSTNKVSDSNAQKPREVERLPDSHGVPLSQMSTASLAANQDKERSAFPPQGINKQHSQHMLFSHPSFPTYGNTGSIHRPYSTMNTNTSTPLKQLPHDSQMRPIPAHQTMNATQLGTTTQGMNMVSVTKFDGQNSFNDPKRLQSGSLTPATNSPVLPQNSVQWQSLSAKEQKSGIPSSTTFVKPEPLDQSNEQYKSQFSATQGLSSFPSTNVEQGNTLPGTLKDETFEMQSSRLGFSAPTSTVPTNPMLSSMPSQMEPNNTLNSRMHSSTSASMGIGTSSKAPAKKPSIGQKKPQEALGSSPPPSSKKQKVSGAFLDQSIEQLNDVTAVSGVNLREEEEQLFSGPKEDSRVSEASRRVVQEEEDRLILEKIPLKRKLAEILAKCGLKGISNDVERCLSLCVEERMRGLVGNLIRLSKQRLDIEKSRHKTVVTSDVHQQIMLINRKAREEWEKKQAEVEKQQKLNEPESNPGVDGEKEKDEGRVKPVKANKEEDDKMRTTAANVAARAAVGGDDMLSKWQLMAEQARQKREGGIDAASGSQPGKDTGRKPSSGRSSRDNQEVEKRGQSAANSTPGAARKVGRNQVVVTQPKVARTISVKDVIAVLEREPQMSKSTLMYRLYERIRSDANDK, encoded by the exons ATGGACCCTTCAATCATGAAACTCCTGGAAGAAGATGAG GATGAGACGATGCATTCTGGGGCCGACGTGGAGGCCTTCACAGCTGCCCTGAATAGAGATATCGAAGGGGATATTTCCACATCTCAGCCCTCTGATTCAGATAGTA ATGCATTGTCTCAAGGAAGTAGTCATGCTTCCAGTCAGTTTCTTCCCCAGTGGCAAACTTCGAATCACGATGACAATGCTAATTCTCTAAGTCAGCAAGATCCTCTTGGTTCACAGAAAAGTGAGCCATTATCAGCGGAAATGGATGTGAAACAACCTGGATTGGTCCACGAGAATCAGAAACAACAAGATAACACCATGCAGGAG GAAATTAATATGCAGGATGCTTATACTAATGTTGTCCATAACACTGGGCCTGAgagaacacaaaatccagatcATGATGCTCAGCTTGTAAACTTGCAGAAGGCAAATAATCAGCAGGCATCATTTTCAGCAATGAGTAATCAACAGGCTGTGGTGTCAACAATGACCAATCAACAGCCCAAGGCTCCAGGAACAAGTAATCAACAGGCCAGCAACGCATTGAATCGTGGGAAACAAGTGCCTTTTGCTCTGTTGCTACCTGTCATACAGCCCCAACTTGATAAGGATAGAGCAATGCAACTAAACACTCTTTACCTTAAATTAAGG AAAAATGAAATCTCTAAGGATGGTTTTGTCCGGCACATGAGAAGTATTGTCGGAGACCAGATGCTGAAGATGGCTGTTTATAAATTGCAGTCTCAA GCTGCTCGAAACACACAGAATGTGCCAAGTCAAGTTCCATCACAGTCACAGGTTTCAACTCAGCAGCAAAATTTGCCAACCTCATCTACTG TCGCCATGACAACAGACTCGACCAATAAGGTATCTGATAGCAATGCTCAGAAACCACGAGAGGTTGAACGACTGCCAGATTCACATGGAGTCCCATTAAGCCAAATGTCTACTGCTAGTTTGGCTGCTAATCAAGATAAGGAACGCTCTGCTTTTCCACCACAAGGAATCAATAAGCAGCATTCACAGCATATGCTCTTCTCACATCCGTCTTTTCCGACATATGGGAATACTGGGAGCATTCATCGCCCGTATTCGACAATGAATACAAATACTTCAACACCTCTCAAACAACTACCCCACGACTCCCAAATGAGACCTATTCCAGCTCATCAAACCATGAATGCAACTCAATTGGGAACAACAACCCAGGGCATGAATATGGTGAGTGTGACGAAGTTTGATGGGCAGAATTCTTTCAATGACCCTAAAAGATTGCAAAGTGGAAGTCTCACACCCGCCACCAACAGTCCAGTGCTGCCCCAGAATTCAGTTCAGTGGCAATCATTATCTGCTAAAGAGCAGAAAAGTGGGATTCCATCTTCTACCACCTTTGTTAAACCAGAACCGCTTGATCAGTCAAATGAACAATACAAATCCCAGTTTTCAGCTACACAGGGGTTGTCATCCTTCCCTTCCACAAATGTTGAACAAGGAAACACTCTTCCTGGAACTTTAAAGGatgaaacttttgaaatgcagTCCTCCAGATTGGGGTTCTCGGCACCCACAAGCACGGTGCCAACAAATCCCATGTTGTCATCAATGCCCAGTCAGATGGAACCTAATAATACG TTAAATTCCAGGATGCATTCTTCTACCTCTGCCAGCATGGGGATTGGAACCAGTTCAAAGGCTCCCGCTAAAAAACCTTCGATCGGCCAAAAAAAGCCACAGGAGGCCCTTGGTTCCTCACCACCTCCATCAAG TAAGAAGCAAAAAGTATCTGGTGCCTTTCTGGATCAAAGCATTGAACAACTCAATGATGTGACTGCTGTCAGCGGTGTTAATCTCAGG GAAGAGGAAGAACAACTATTTTCTGGTCCAAAGGAAGATAGTCGTGTTTCAGAAGCATCTCGACGTGTTgtgcaagaagaagaagatcgGCTGATTTTGGAAAAAATCCCTCTTAAGCGGAAATTAGCAGAGATTT TGGCAAAATGTGGTTTAAAGGGTATCAGCAATGATGTTGAGCGGTGCTTGTCTCTG TGTGTGGAAGAAAGAATGCGTGGGCTGGTAGGTAATCTTATCAGATTGTCGAAGCAG CGCTTGGATATAGAGAAGTCTAGGCACAAAACTGTTGTGACCTCAGATGTTCACCAACAAATCATGTTGATTAACCGAAAAGCTCGGGAAGAATGGGAGAAGAAACAAGCTGAAGTAGAGAAACAACAAAAGCTGAATGAA CCTGAGAGTAATCCTGGGGTTGATGGTGAGAAGGAGAAGGATGAAGGTCGTGTAAAACCGGTAAAG GCAAACAAGGAAGAAGATGACAAGATGAGGACAACGGCTGCAAATGTTGCTGCCCGAGCTGCTGTTGGAGGAGACGACATGCTGTCAAAGTGGCAACTGATGGCTGAGCAAGCCAGGCAGAAACGTGAAGGAGGAATTGATGCAGCATCTGGTTCACAGCCTGGAAAAGATACAGGCAGAAAGCCGTCATCAGGAAGAAGTTCAAGGGACAATCAAGAAGTGGAGAAAAGGGGCCAATCTGCTGCTAATTCCACTCCTG GAGCAGCTAGAAAAGTAGGAAGAAATCAAGTTGTAGTGACACAACCCAAGGTGGCTCGCACTATTTCAGTCAAGGATGTGATTGCTGTTCTAGAAAGGGAGCCTCAGATGTCAAAATCAACGCTTATGTACCGATTGTATGAGAGAATCCGGAGTGATGCTAATGACAAATGA